The DNA sequence CATCTTTCTATAGCGCACTCATGAAGCAGCTCTTTCTGTAATGAAACTCAATCAGAGTCTTCAGACCCACAACTTGGTTCTAATTCACATATATGATTGGGCAATTCATATGCACAACTGGTGCTTGGAAACACAATCAACTGAATAAAAATTATTGTTGACCAATGATAATGTAAGTAAAAACCGTTGGCACACAACCATTTCTACCAGATTTATCTCTTAAAGGCTGAAAGTAAGAATCAAAAACAATCCCAAAAGCTCACATGATGGAACAAAATCATTAAAATATTGATATCTGATAATcctttatgtgtgtgtgtgtgtgtgtgtgtttgtgtgtgtgtgtgtcactCAAGGCAAATAAAATACACATGTATATACACACCTGTAGTCTGGATTCTAATATTAACCCGGTTATCTGATGGATGAGGAATGCTGTACCCACAGAATTTCGTCCTTGGACTGCAAGATAATATTAAAGCTTCTGAGAATGACATTAAGCATATAGTATAGTTCTTCCTTTATTACCTCCACCACTACTCTACTTTTACCACGTCATCATTTCTCAAGCAGTTAGTTAATCCTATCTAATAAACCCTACATAAGTAAGAGTGCTTCGCCACAGAAAATAACAACTCCCAATATGATTTCATGCTTAGACAACTAAGATCTAGAGCAACGGTATAATTTGTAAATATCTGAGCCGTATGTTATTATAAATTAATAAAACTAATTAGAAAGTACTTACTCCTGATTCAAAGTAAATCTGATAGCATTTGCAAATGTGTGGTCCTCATCAACCAAAGAGAATGTGGATTGGCTGGGATCAGAAAGTGTCCCAAGTTCCATTTCTTCACAGAACTTGCctgcaaaagaaagaaaaaaaaaaacaaacaaagaaatccCAATTACTAATTTACTATATCAAATGATAATATTATGTACCAACATCTGGGATCCTACATTTTGATCGTTTTATGTTATTGTGTCAGGAACTATGAATTCTCCGTCTGCATTGAACTCTACCGAACTATTAACCATTACTCAATTTTAACCTCTAAAGAGATTTCTATTTAAGTAGTAGATGCAAGGTATTGCAATCTGTTTTGGCATTTAAAATAATACAGAAACTACTGATTAGGAGGTTTGGGTTCCAAAGagcaaacaaagaaacagtAATAGCTTACAATCTTAGACGTGAAGCGGCCCAGTGTGATAAGGTATAGGCTGAAAGTTTTGGAGTTCAATGACAAAATGTTGAGGAGGTCAGATATGAGGCTGTTGGTGGTGTTTGTGTCTCAAGATTGCAGGCAAAACACAAGACAGGATTTACGAGTGAGGGCAGGGTTCGCCCCATGAAGTTTGAATTTGTAGCCTAAACTGCAATAACTTAGTCTGGTATCAAACTACAGTGAGCGTTCCGTTTAAGGACGAAAAGCTCACAAAACTATATAAGGCAACTCGGAACATTTTAGGCATGGATCCAAAAGGCAACAGCTGTTAACATTTGTTGTAGATAAGTTCATCTGCATCCTAAATCAATGGCAAACGAAAATCGATAGACCCGGTTCTAATTTTGCACATGTCTTGTCGAGTTCGAGTCAGGTGAAAACTAGTTCAATCCAAAACCATCAGCCAAGGAGATTATAGAGATTGAGTATTTCATTAGTTgaaagaacccaaaaaaaaaaaaattactaatggtttagggtttaagaGGTCTAGTGCGCATCCATGAATTCTGTCGCAAAAAATCTCCAATTTAAAATCAGATTCGTTTCGGTGAGGGAGTAATTAGACAGAAATTACATGATGAACCGCAACCAATTCCGAATCAATCAACCTGAATCCAATACAatacaataatatatatatatatatatatagagagagagagagagagagagagaatacagagagagaaagaggagggCTTACTGAATCGTGGGACGGTGAGAGACTGAGAGGTATTACTCCAGGCGATGAAGACTCGAAACTTGACGCGGGAGGAGTGCGAAGAAGGGCTTGGGATTCCTCTGCGTTTTTGTTTCCTGGTTTTTAAACTGGAGCTCCCTTGATCACGACATGTCGTTTTTAGTGCAATTGAGGACATGTCGTTTTGGTTGGTGGTGTCTTCTTCAACGTGTAAGCCATCAAGGCCTAGGCCCCACATATCAAGGTTGGTTCATATTCGTCGAAGCACTTCAGAATCGGTGAGGGAATCCTTCCTCCAGTAGGAGCGGAACGGGAGTAATGCTGGAGCGGCAGCCGGAGTTCGAATCCAAGTCTGGATCAGGTCCTAGACTGAGTTCGTTTCTATCTCAGAGCAAGACGTCGTCGTCTGCGCCAAGAACGCCCTCGAGCTCGCCTCACAACACCGGTCTCTCTTAGACGACGCCGGAGCTCTGTTAGTGTTTGCTCTCCTCGAGGTCAAGACCGGCCAGCTCCGCCGTGGTCTCTGTGGCGACGCCATCAGTTCCTTTTTCTTTCGCCCTTCTTTTTAAGTCCCAGACATGccatcaagggtgggaatggggtggggtttttttttaaaaaaaaaaaaaaaaaaaaaaaaaaaaaaaaaaaaaaaaaagtcccagACATAACGCGCattgtttgatttgaattttttggGGCAAATTTGAGGGCATTTGGTGGATTAGGTTGTTTGTTCAATTTGTTGCTTTCACTTTTGCATTTATGAAGCTCTGGAATTGTGTGATTTATTGCTCTATCTGTATCACCTTTTCTAAAAGACTTTCTAAAATTGGGGGCTGAAGGcccataaagaaagaaaaaacaagggaaaaaaaaaatattagcgcgataaatgttttgaattgatataatttcttatgttttttcttaattaaagttttatttatttaattttagagAGAATAGTTCTCATTCCGGCGACCGAAAgatctattgaggggcaataaacctctccagtCCCATCTGAGATCTCCGAAGAGCTTTGGCAAGGTTTTATAAACtttattaccccccccccccaaaaaaaaaaaaagtctgtgGGGGAAATGAACTTCTTTGGCGACCTATGAGATATCCTACGACCTCTTTGGAGACCTTCGACAAGGTTTTCAGAGAAATCTGACAGTGGTGACCGTAATCCTACAAAGTCTCCtatggcctctctctctctctctctctctctctctctctctctctctctctctctctctctctatatatatatatatatatatatatatagggatagggcattcTACCAACTTTTTTATCACAATTCGGCATCtcaatcgttcagtttttaggtactaatgtgtTGAttacttctgtaaattttcaaccaaatcggtgatcgttaaggtatcaaactaaaataaatcaatgaacgaaccaaatctgtcaaacttgaactgttCATACGTATAATCTTAAGTTGCcattttgaatgtcttaacgataatcaatttagctgaaaatttgcagaagtgatctacacattaggacctaaaaactgaacgattaagatgctaaaatatgatcgaaaagttggccTAATgcccctatccctagaaaagacaaaaaaaaatgatccctcactagaagaaccctgtatgtgtatatatatatatatatatatatatatatatacagatcctatctagagcaaGGCCTCGCTCTAAAATTTCAGAgcaaggttagggtttagggtcagttttcagtcgcatatccacatctcaaccgttcagtttttagatactaatgtatagatcttttctacaaaatttcagccaaattgatggtcgttaaggcattgataactgccttaaagctagtacggtttaggttggacagattcaattCGTCCAGTGGTTTAAgagagttagataccttaaaaatcatcaatttggctgaaattttgcatagatgatctatacattagtacctaaaaactgaacggtcgagatgtggatatgagaccaaaaagtgatcctaaactctaacctcgctctaaaatttcaaagcgaggcctcgctctggataaaatctctatatatatatatatatatatatatatataattttgctCTGTTAAGGATGTCATTAACTTAGCTTAACATACagattttgatattttgatcacttttcgatcacatattcacatcttaaccgttcagttcttaggtcctaatgtatggatcatctctgcaaattttcaaccaagttgatgatcgttaaggtatcaaactcaATTAAATCAATGAATGAATCAAATCTGCCTCACCTGAACCGTTCATAtaaatcgcagttttgaatgtcttaacgataatcaatttggctcaAAATTTATAGAAATGATCTAtgcattatgacctaaaaactgaacggttaacatgtgaatatgtgatcgaaaagtgatcaaaatatggaaattcaTACCGTAAGCTAAGTTAAGGACCGCCATagcagaaaatatatatatatatatatatatatatatatatctatactataaTTAAGAGAATGgagcttgctctccaaaactgattttttttttacgattatagccctaaaatattaataaactttaACATAAATTAATTATCAAGGACAATAACGTCAatatataaaatagaagataaataaaaatatttaaaaaaaaatcaaaaggcTATAAACATGGCAGAAACAAAATTTCCCACTACTTTCCCACTGAGAAAAAACTTCAAACTATTTCATATCTCCCCACACACATAGGGTGTGGGCCCTGctagtatatatataacacaaattggtgagggtaaaatagtctaaaaaggaaaactaaaaaaaaaaaacttaattaggtattagggaagaccttattagagttTTTATGGataagtaggaaaaaaaataagtggGCGGTGTAAGAGAGAAAAAGtccctagaattagggtaaataatcaaaaactttttttttccctttttttatgTTTGCctgcaataaaaaaaataacgaAATTGAAGACGCTTAGATGGACAAAACACTCTGTTTACACGAAAAGTGCAAACCAACAAACAACTGATCATCTCATCATCTCTTTCTCAATTCAAGTTTTCAGGCCAACGATCATCTCTTTCTCAGTGCAAGACAGAAATCCATTGTGGTTGAACCATTGAAGATCATACAAGAATGGAATTATATTTCCCAACAGTGGTTGAAGACCAAAAACCAGAAGGTGAAGGAGACAAGGAGACTAGGAAAGGATCAGACGAAAAAGTTGAATTTAGGGATTGAATAGTTGAACTTATTTCCAAAAAGGTAAAAAAGGTAAGATTTTTGAAgctctttcttttctgttttgaagaaattttggcgTTTTCCTTCCGTATTTGTGTTTCGGATGCTCTTACATACCATTCCTTCTCTATTTACAACTTGTGAGCTATTTATATTTTGTAGAACAATGAACGATGAATCTGTTTCATCTTTGTCTTTAGGGATTTTAGACTTATGCTTGTTTCATCTATTTGTCAATCATTCTCTGTTGCAAAATTTGCTATATGCCTGAGGCTTTCTATATTGTATTATTTAAGGATTCAATTGTTGAATTTGTTGGATTGTTGTTTTTTGAAGTTGTTATCATGGCTCCTACTAGAAAGTTCAGGTCCAGggctcaaaaaagaaaagtgaaAGAGAGGAGATAAGCTTTACATAAAACTCAAGTTGGTCTCTTAATAAGTACTGTAGTAGCAACAAAGAAGAAGCATGTTAGGCTGTGAATGAAAATATAAGTGAGGAACTAGAGCAGGTGGTGAATGATCATCATATTGGGGCCTCAAAAAAATTTTCGCCTTGAGCCTCCAAACTCTCAGGGTTGGCCCTGTAAGTCATCATATTATCCTTAGATTTGGCGAGTCTATTTGTGTCTTGATTACACGGGTTGGCATGAGATTTGTTCTGTTCATCAGTTCATGTTAAACTTATGGTGTCATGTAATGAACCTGATTATCATCATTACCATGCATACATCCTCATGCTGCACAAGATCAATTCAACTCTACAACCCTTTGTACTAAGTTGAAAGGGTGATTTTGTGGAGTTATGGGTTGTTGATTTAAGTTCTATATTCTCTTGAACTAACTCATATACAGGGATTACTACTTTCTGAATtgttaatgtaatctcctgagcTAAACTTTATTCAGGGATTACTGTGATTTCTATTGATTGCTTTTAATATAGTCCCTTAAACTAAACTACATAcggggattactatgattttggatgatctcttgaactaagtttctatgcagggattactagtTTTACTTAATTCAAATTACGACTGTAGTTGTTGTTTTCAGATTTGTAGTGAGTTGTGAAATGATTTATAATGTCACAGTAAAGACAAATGCTTCATCTTAAGAGGAAAGGAGTAAGATTTTTTGGTTTGGTCGTTGAGACTAAAAATCTTTTGAAAGATCAGTGAGGTGACAACTACTTTCGTTGAGACAAATGAATGACTTTTTTGTAGAGTGTTTgcattttaaaatattttaaaacgttacttgagtttgatttgttcaattgaagttttgtgaaattgaaTGCTGGGTTGAGAGTCAGAGCATGTGGATTTTAGTTTTAAGTTGACTTACATGAAAATGATATTGTAGGATATGAACTTGATGCTTTTATCATGATAATTGCATTTCAATTTTGTTAGATTGAGATGGTTTAAGCATGTGTTTTCTGTttggttgttttgagtttactcacacaAGGTTTCAATAGCTTAactggtttgttgtttcaacctggtgcactattcaataaTGTAggtagggctgggcatttaagcCCTAAAACCCGTAAACTTGGACCAGCTTGTCAAGGCTTGACCATAGGTGCAGCTCTAGGTGTAGGGGTCTATTCTACAGGTTAGGGTCTATGTGATGGAGCTATGGTCCCCTACCGTTGCAGTCGTGAGTTAGGACCTTATTTGTTCCACGCACTTGTTGTGTAGTGAATGTGGAAgggtgtttacttattgaattgttatttcaatttaatttgtaaacatgGTATGATGTAATATGTGATTCTAAAGAAGGAGTTTGTATTGACATTGTAGGTTCAGTGCATCATCTTGTACATGttttaaaacaaacaaaaatccacgtatttagtgttgatgtctgaaccatcacgcTAGGAGTATTTGTGTttgtttaaattgtttattacTTGAGTGACAACCTGATCCATTTTCGGCTTTTATGGAAGGCTATTTGGTGCACCAAGGTTCTTGGCAAAGTGGCGTTacatgtttggtgttgttgctctTCCATGCTGCCTACACGAACTAATTTGAGTAGGAAAGAAGTATTTTGGAGACATGAGTTGCTTGATGTGCCTGTGCCCAAGCTAGAATTAAGTGCATCTCTTTGTGCACTGTCTGTATGTACAGAACCTGTAGACTGGTGCAAATATTGTTGTTAATATACACCGTAGTGCTGGCATAAAAGAGCTTCTCCTAGCTTTGTCTATGACGCAGTCAAAGGACAAGTTTCCAAAGAGCCTTATCCTAATTTGGTTCACAAGGAAAAACTGAAATTTACAGCTTTTGGAACGGAAGCAGAAGCGTCCAAGTGAAGCTGCAATGTTGAGTTTGGGTTGGTTGGAGGAATACAATAAAGCTTATCTTATGGAAAAGCAGCCCAACACCTGACGGCCACATCGATGGTCTAAACTTGCACTGGGCTGGGTGAAGTGTAACACTGATGACCCCATTGTCTCAACAACACGGAAGGCAGCTTTGGGAGTTGTAATTAGGCTTGAGGACAATGGATTCATGGCGGCTGCAGCCACTCCTTTACGGCAAGTAATGTCTTCGTTTCATGCATAATTATTGGCTTTGCTGGAAGGGCTGAAGCTGGCCGAAACAAAACACTGAGAAAATCAAAGTCTGATGGATTATTTCTAGTGCAAGCTCTTCACAAGGAAGTATCTGAACTTTCTAATTTGGGTTTGCTTTTAGATGAGGTCAACACAGTAGCTTACAGTCTTGCAAAGCATGATTCGAACTCTTTAGAAGGTCAAGTGTGGTTTGTTGTTACTCCCGAATTTATAGGGGATGCCTTTATAAGTTATTGTAATTACTTATTGATTTTAATGAaattccttttcaaaaagataaaaataaaaaataaaaaaaaacttcctcGTATAAAGGGAACTACTTTTAGGGAACTTTGTTAGGAACTATTTTTAGAGGCACCCATAGAGCATACAAAAATACACTTAGTTGTataagctgattttttttttttttttttaagaagagaTGAAAATTCATTAATCCAAAAGATTCCAATGATGGGGAAGAATCTGTAAAATCCCAACTATTCCAACTAGAGAAGAGGACCTCCTCATATCCTTAATGTAGAACCAGCGGTTACAGATACCATAAGCCGATATAGGCTCAACTATAACCATAATCATTCTTTCTTCCAGGCTACAGACAATCATCTTATCCCAAGAGTCCCAATACATCCTTATAGCTAACCTCAAGAAGAAATTTACCCTTCCAACTCCATATACCAAAACTAGCAGTATACGAGTAAGGGCATCTCCCCTTTACGTTAATAACAAGAAAACATCAACATTAAATGAGCTAGTCCCTGGAGATGACACCATAACAATAGATTAATCACAAAATAAACGCAGCTAAATCCTCGCTCAATGGAGGAAATACTTATTAGACctaaccaaaaattaaaaagtaaaaacttaACAAAGAAAAGTAATAAACTGCAGCGAACTGCTTTCTTGTCCCTCAGAGTCAACTCTATCATCCTCTAAACCGCCACATGTAGTCGGGAACTTGCAAGGTTGGTAATCTTGAATCTAAATCTTTTGTAACTAGCCCAAAGATAGAGCCATCACTGGTACCAAACTAGAGAGAAATCCCACTATGCCTTCCCATAGCCAGCACACCTAGATCTAACCCCCATAGAGACCAACACTGGCTTTAAACAACACCAATTTTGTCACGCCCCAATTTTTAATACaactaaaaattaatatataatctcataattatatatttgtGATGTTTATtaagccatcaatacaaaatacatgaaaaacttttttctttttaaaccaagtacatactgatgccctgaacccactatgttaATACAGACTCGCTCTgcagagtcacatattacacaagtttacgaattaaatttcCATAAccaaataataagtaaatgctcctcagagcttactacaagcggaagtcttaataacggtaaagtcacaaaatttgcttcctaccgtaaagctagtagcacgctacctcagcttcaaccaTGATTACCCTGatctgcaggattaacccttaCACAATTAAATAGTGCtccaggttgccacacaacaaacccggtaagcttatgaaaattcttatgagtaactcaaaacaaaactccacacaactcacaccaaaatgagaaaaacctttcaactcgagaaAAAGGaacacataccatgcttcccaacacaatattcttttcccaaaagacaataacacaagtcaccccgtgacaaaatcatataaagtgaaactttgacaattaaatatgcatTTCCCCAAAGAACACAAcaaaagtcaccccgtgacaaaatcatattaattgaaactttgacaatctaaatatgatacacacaagtcctccctggaaatttaaaagaaagaattcccgaaactcccttttaaaatacGTACTCATGACCATCAAGTAGCTCCCCACTACTCCCCATGAGATACAATGGCAACAGACTACAGCTCTAACCGATCGTATCCACTCACTCGGCCAAAGGCATGAAGTCTCAATATATATGTCTGAGGTCACGCCcatcctcagacctccccggtcgttagatcaaaacatttaaaagcggtcactcaggacccaatgttactcaactctcaaaaggagatgtcaccccgtgacctccgaTCATCAAACCTTCCCGGTCtccagatcaaaacattaagcaagtcgctctggacccaaaatgttaaactAAATCAAAAGAAGAtatcaccccgtgacctccgaATCATccgacctccccggtcgtcagattcAAAACACTAAGCAAGTCactctggacccaaaatgttaaaccaaatcaaaaggagatgtcacccccgTGACCTTCGAATCATCCGACCTCCCCAGTCATCAGATTCAAAACGTTCAAATCACATTAAAgtaactcacaccaaatcttgacattTTTCAAAGAGTAGAAATTCTCAGTTCCTAGCACAATAAtccccgaaaagtcaagcctcaaaataatagaatgaaacccatcatacAGATTGCTTAAATCAACCTTCAATccataagaatatacatatttcaagtaaatatatatatatatatatatatatatatacgtaatcattcactcaggaatgccactaataccaactatagtttgcagttaactaaaaaacttttaaaatgataaaggtaactccgttcgtaaatgaacattgtaaGAACACTCATCTCTGAATCCTGCCGCGTCTTCTATACATAATAGAGAAATCACAACCTCAAAATatccgtccaagaatacttcgtcaagtacctaatcacatacatcTCAACTTAGTACACATATCACAAGCGATTAGAGTCCGAAACCCCAGTTTTGAACTGAAATCCCCAAAAGTGACGCCAAATGAGacgaaaccacatctgagaccacccaaagtctccggaatacttctacaatTGATATGTCAAAACCATAAGTCGATCGAACACtggaatcctcacggatcgaacggttcaaaaccgtaaaaatcataacatattcatacgatctccaaaaattacatattatatatcgaaacactcgtatcgatgagcggatgatatataaaaccagaaactacCCCTGACATGGCTGGAACTCTGCCAAAGCTCCACCACAAAAGGTGATGCCGCCGCCAGGTCAAACTCGACAACCAAAAAATCAAGGCCATCAAACATGATCATCATAAAGAGTTGAACAACTTTCATACCCGGAGCTAAGTCTGGATCGGTCATGAtcatcctagatcaagcttgcaagattGATCAATATCTGCCGTCTGATCAATCTCCAGATTTGTTGTGCACCGTTGttcttcaaaccttgatctttcactccaTACGCAAAATCGTCATTCAAGCCAGGTATGGGGATGATTTAAAGGAGGAGACGATTCCAGAACAGGGAGGATCGGCCGAGATATTACCGGAATCAAAAAATCTGGTCGGATCTCGAAAGTGTAAACTTTGGGCTCTCCGATCAATCTCCGATTTCTTATGAACCACCGTGCAAATCACTACCATAGGGCAATGTGCGAGGCCGGTCTGAGTCGTCCTTGGCTTGTCCCGTCGCGGGAGGTGGCCGGATGAGAGAGATAGAATCGGGTCGGGTCAAGTGAGATCTGTCGAATCTGGGGCTAcgcagaggagagagaacggagagaatcTAGGTGAGAGAATTGAAAAATAGGGAAATTCTGGGGTTTAATGAAAAATCCCGGAATTTCtcttatttatagaaatttcccaaattttcaaacacacataactttctcatacgaactctgatttcctCATTCCACTTGTCCATAAACTCTTATCGACGCGTTCTGCGACTttagtgaaggaagttttcagagaaacccaacgtataaaaagtcaaccttcgtaccctccctaaaaccatacttttcgaataaaaatttgtccgaaacacttccgcttcaTCCACGAACCACATACTTGTACCAACAACCACAAAATTAATTCTGAAAAATCCtctgaaaataataaggaatttCCAGGGTACTACATTCTACtttccttaaagaaatttcgccCCAAAATTTACACGTACCATGCCAACAAGTGCGGATAAATCATGCTCAAATCCAATCCTCATTCCTCAACAAGAAATGTCCTCATCTCAAAGTACAACTTACCTCGATCAATGATGGATACAGGGTACCCCACCAAGTATCACAACATTAACAATCATTACCACCCCTTGCTAGTGATCCAACCTTCTTGGATATCATGCTCGTACACTACCCAACAAGACTCTGTGACTACAACACGACACACAGATCACGTAAGAGTCCAGAATCCTATTATCACAATAGTATCTGTATCGCTTCATCGATAATGCAACCCTTGCATTTCAACTCAAATCATCAATACCACATGCATCATAACTCAATAAGTGTCTACCCATCCTGGGacacaaaatcaagctaaggtCTTGCCCCGCCTGACCCGCACATAAATCATCACCTGTGATTGCAATCACAATCAAAGTAGTATAGACCCtctactaccacaacaatgaaggatACATCACACAACATTCCATACTCCAAAGTCTAACTATAGACAACAGGCAAAAACctaacacaacacaacacacgGAAAGAAGTACACTACTATCACACATCATTCTAGCAACACAAGCAGAAATAGATAAGGTAGCTTCTTCCCTAGC is a window from the Rosa chinensis cultivar Old Blush chromosome 2, RchiOBHm-V2, whole genome shotgun sequence genome containing:
- the LOC112185629 gene encoding DNA-directed RNA polymerases I and III subunit RPAC2, whose protein sequence is MELGTLSDPSQSTFSLVDEDHTFANAIRFTLNQDPRTKFCGYSIPHPSDNRVNIRIQTTGDPAKDVFKDACQDLMVMCQHVSNTFDKAVVDFKMSKSVNGMDIESNS